From Streptomyces zhihengii, the proteins below share one genomic window:
- the mshD gene encoding mycothiol synthase: MTIDAVIPEPGRQIHSLDELSAEQADAVSAMLAEAARSDGMQAVSEQGRLQLRGARREGVRHFLLTVEGLLVGYAQLEDTDPVEAPAAELVVHPSHRGRGHGRALGTTLLDASGKRLRMWAHGGKPAARHMAQVLGLTLFRELRQLRRPLGPDSVAPQDYPPGVTVRTFVPGQDDAEWLAVNAAAFAHHPEQGSLTQRDLDDRMAEPWFDPQGFFLAVRDGAIIGFHWTKVHAEEQLGEVYVVGIRPDAQGGGLGKALTATGLRHLAAQGLPTAMLYVDADNPAALRVYGQLGFVTHEVDLMYRTES, from the coding sequence ATGACGATCGACGCAGTGATTCCGGAGCCCGGCCGGCAGATCCACTCCCTCGACGAACTGAGCGCCGAACAGGCCGACGCGGTCTCCGCCATGCTGGCCGAGGCCGCCCGGTCCGACGGGATGCAGGCCGTCTCCGAGCAGGGCCGGCTGCAACTGCGCGGCGCGCGCCGGGAGGGCGTACGGCACTTCCTGCTCACCGTGGAGGGCCTGCTCGTCGGCTACGCCCAACTGGAGGACACCGACCCGGTCGAGGCCCCCGCCGCCGAGCTCGTCGTCCACCCCTCCCACCGCGGCCGCGGCCACGGGCGGGCGCTCGGCACCACGCTGCTGGACGCCTCGGGCAAGCGCCTGCGGATGTGGGCGCACGGGGGCAAGCCCGCCGCCCGCCACATGGCGCAGGTCCTCGGCCTGACCCTGTTCCGCGAACTGCGCCAGCTCCGCCGCCCCTTGGGCCCCGACTCGGTGGCCCCGCAGGACTACCCGCCCGGGGTCACCGTCCGCACCTTCGTGCCCGGCCAGGACGACGCCGAGTGGCTCGCGGTGAACGCCGCGGCCTTCGCCCACCACCCCGAACAGGGCTCGCTGACCCAGCGCGACCTCGACGACCGCATGGCCGAGCCCTGGTTCGACCCCCAGGGCTTCTTCCTGGCGGTGCGGGACGGCGCGATCATCGGCTTCCACTGGACGAAGGTGCACGCCGAGGAACAACTGGGCGAGGTCTACGTCGTGGGCATCCGCCCGGACGCCCAGGGCGGCGGCCTCGGCAAGGCCCTCACCGCCACCGGTCTGCGCCACCTGGCCGCCCAGGGCCTCCCCACCGCAATGCTGTACGTCGACGCCGACAACCCGGCGGCCCTGCGCGTCTACGGCCAACTCGGCTTCGTCACCCACGAGGTCGACCTGATGTACCGCACCGAGTCCTAG